GGGTGCGGAAGCTATTCATGCCGCTTCGGTTCCTCCAACTTGTAGCCAAGGCCGCGCACCGTTTTAATGTACATCGGTTTTTTCGTATCGGTTTCGATCTTCTCGCGCAAGTGGCTGATATGGACGTCGACAATGCGTGTATCGCCGGCAAACTCGTAGTTCCACACGGCGCTGAGCAGCTGGTCGCGCGTCAACACCCGCCCTTTATGGCGAGCCAAATAAAGGAGCAACTCAAACTCTTTCGGCGTCAGCTCAAGCGGCTTGCCGTCGATCGTTGCTTCATAGCGTTCCGGAAAAATTTCCAGCTCGCCAACAACAAGCCGCTCGCTCGATTCAGCCGCCGGCTGAACGATCTCCGTGCGGCGCAAAATCGCCTTGACGCGGGCAATGACTTCGCGCGGGCTGAACGGCTTTGTCATATAGTCGTCGGCGCCAAGCTCAAGACCAAGCACTTTGTCAAATTCATCATCGCGAGCCGTCAACATTAAAATCGGCGTCATGATTTGCTGCTGACGAAGCCGCTTGCACACATCAACGCCGTCAAGCTTCGGCAGCATCAAGTCCAAAATAATGAGCGCCGGCTGCTCGGACGCTACTTTCACGAGCGCCTCTTCGCCATCGTGAGCGGTCACGACGTGAAATCCGGCTTTCTCCAAATTGTACGACAACAGAGTCACAATCGGCTGTTCGTCATCGACAACTAAAATTTTTCGTCCCATGCCGCTCCTCCATCCCGTCCAATGGTTTCTGCCTTTATGATACCACAATTGACGCCTTGATTCGGACAAAAAAAAGAAAAAAGGGCGTTTTCCTGCGGACAGGTTGCCCTCGGAAAACTGCCCCTCGCGTTTGGCTGGCTTCCTTTGGCGGAAAGCGGCATGAAACTCCCCCTTTGTTTCGAAGTGGGGGACTGCTTTCAACATGAGGTCAAAAGTTCTCGAGCACCCGCCCGTCTAGGCGCGGCAACGTATGCGGCGGGCAGACAGACAGCGTTCCGTCAAGCACCGTCTCCGCACCGCGCGTCGCCATGACGGACAACGTCACGCAATGGCCCGCCTCATCGACATCGGCGACTTCGAGCAAAAATTCGAGCGTTTCATAATGATAAACTGGGCGGAGAAAGCGAAGATCCTGCCGCGTAATGTAGCTGCCCGGGCCCGGCAAATATTTGGAGACCGCGGAAGTGATCATCCCCGTCAACATGACCGGCGGCACGACCGGTTTTCCAAACGGCGTCTGTGAAGCATAATCATGCTGGATATAGAGCGGATTGGCATCATCCGTCAGCCCAAGATAAAGAAGCAAGTCTTTGTCTTCGATGGCGGCTTGGAACACGAGCTTTTCCCCCGCTTGAATTTCCCCGATCCGTCTCCCGAGCTTTCGTTTTTTCAACATGTTCCCACCCCTTCGTTGTCTAGAAAGCGCTTTCATTGACTGTGGGCAAAAATCCGGGGCAATGCCCGAATTTTTGCCTCGCCGCTATTCC
Above is a window of Geobacillus thermoleovorans DNA encoding:
- a CDS encoding response regulator transcription factor, whose amino-acid sequence is MGRKILVVDDEQPIVTLLSYNLEKAGFHVVTAHDGEEALVKVASEQPALIILDLMLPKLDGVDVCKRLRQQQIMTPILMLTARDDEFDKVLGLELGADDYMTKPFSPREVIARVKAILRRTEIVQPAAESSERLVVGELEIFPERYEATIDGKPLELTPKEFELLLYLARHKGRVLTRDQLLSAVWNYEFAGDTRIVDVHISHLREKIETDTKKPMYIKTVRGLGYKLEEPKRHE
- a CDS encoding MaoC/PaaZ C-terminal domain-containing protein; the encoded protein is MLKKRKLGRRIGEIQAGEKLVFQAAIEDKDLLLYLGLTDDANPLYIQHDYASQTPFGKPVVPPVMLTGMITSAVSKYLPGPGSYITRQDLRFLRPVYHYETLEFLLEVADVDEAGHCVTLSVMATRGAETVLDGTLSVCPPHTLPRLDGRVLENF